From the genome of Terriglobales bacterium:
TGAAACCGCGATCGGCCGCAAAGGGATTCAGGAAGCTCTTAAACGCAAGAAGTTCGACCTGGTGATTCTCGGCCACACCCTCGACAAGAACGATCGCCATCATCTGCCTTACATGGCAAAGAAGGCCAATCCCGCTACCAAAGTCTTGGTCCTGCACGCAGGTGATCATCCGCAAGTGGATGGAGCCATAGACTCACCACACAGCGTGGAGAGCTTGTTGCGGGCGATTTCCTCTGTCATGTCCGGAAGTCCGGCGCCACTCCTGGCAAAAGGTGCAGCGGCAGGGAAGTAAGCCCCTGCTCTCGAGGGTCCGTGCCTGGCCACTAACGAACCAGCGCCCATGGATAGACCCCGGTATTCAGCTTGATAATCATGTAGCTGAAGCCGCCGGGATCGGGCTTGGGTTGGTGTGGAGCATTCGGCGGAATTAGCAGCCAGTCTCCAGCTTTAACTTTGAAAGTCTGCCCGCCGATAATAGGTTGACCGCGATACTCGCCCGGAATTATGCCGTCCTTGTCTTTTAAGTTTTGTTCGTTAGCGATTTTTCCACCCACAATCATCTCTCCAGTTCCGCCGGTAAAAACGTAGAAGTCGTAAACGCCCGCATGCTGTTCGGCGTCGTCCCAGACGCTATTCACTTTTGTCAGGCTCGGGACAGGTTGATCTCGATGGAGCCGATACAGCATGAACATGCTGAAATTGCGTGTCTGTACATGCACCGGGCCGCCGCCAAATGACTGGCTGCTCCCGCTCCCCGCCTGGCTCGCCGCCTTCATCGCCCTCGCCGCCAGCTCGGTGTGCGCCTTCTGTATGTCGTCAATGTTCCAATGAGTAGGAGGTGGCGCATCGGGCGCGATCGGCGGATCTTCAGGATTGTCGTAGCCAAACGGCCTCGCTTCGCCGGCATTCCTCTGCGCGAAAGCTTTCTGGATCAGCGAAAAGTCATTCAGGTGACCCGTCAAAACGGGCTGCAAGCTGGGCCGCGTCGCCCTGCCCGCGATATAACCGATCAGCGCAGCGGCGATTGCGACCACTGGAAGTATTCGCTTCATACGTCCTCCGTTATTTGGTTGGCTCAGGCTTGCTGGCCTCAAACCGGATCTCCCGCAAAAATTCCGGCTGTCGCGGCAGATCCGTATTTCCGGCCGGAAATTTATTAAAGCTCAGGATGTAAGCCAAAATGTCTATTTTGTTCTGACGGCCAATCCGCCCGGGATTGTCCTGCGGCATGGTGCGTCGAATACGTTCGAACAGATCTCCGAGCGGAAGCCCGTTCCAGTTGGAAGTGAAGCGAGGCCCTGCCAGGGGTGGCGCTTCCCCTGCTCCGTGCAACGTTTCACCATGGCACGACGCGCATCCCTTTTGAAAAAGTTGCTCTCCGCGTTTGGCTTGGTCTTCCGAATAGACTCCATCCCAAACCGAACGGGATTCAGACTGTGCCGGCTCCCCTTGCGAATGGCTCAGCGGTTGTGCCCAACATGCGCAACCAAGCCAGGTAATAGCAATCAGGCCGATGACTGTCACTCTCCACCTTGTATCGGAATCTTCGTTCGCGGGAAGCCTGGCTGCTATCACTCTCATCTCGTCGGGATGCGTCCTGTCTTCACTCCTCTGGCGATGGCAGTGTGAACGCAATGTACTCGCCCGAATAGTTGCCGCCGCTCACCGCAACCACGATGTACTGCTTGCCATTCAGCATGTACGTCATCGGCGACCCGCTCTGTGGCGCGGGCAGATAAACGGCGCCGACCTCTTTGCCGGTTGCCTTGTCATATGCACGCAGCATCGCTCCACGCGGATGCTCGGTCGTTGTAGTCACTTGTCCTTCACCAGCAATCACAAGAGTTTTAGTCACTAGCGTGCCGATGTTGTACGTCTCCTGGCCGGTGCGTGGAATATGGAGCCCCTTCAGTGCAGGATGGTTCCTGATCGCATCCGGCGTTTCTCCGTGCGCGATCTGCCACACGATCACGCCTTTGTCGAGATTAATAGCAGTGATGGTCCCATAAGGGGGTTTGAGCAGCGGCAAGCCATCAACATTCAGCTCTACGTAGCCATTAGCCTTGCCCCTTTTCATGGGTTTCGGCGCATCAGCACTGGAGCTGTCCCCTGCGGCGTTGATCATATGCACTTCTTGCCCGGCAGTTCCATAGACGTAATTCATGTCCGAAAAATTCTTCGGCGGAGCCACCAACCCAACCGGATCAAGACAGGAGTTGCATGCAAAGAGATAAGCCGTGTGGGTCTCCGGATCGTATGATCCGCCCGGCCAGTTTGTCCCGCCGGAATCGGCTCCCACCATAAGAGTGCCGAGCGGGCCATCAACCTTGCTGACGACCGGAGGAGTGAAGATTGGGCCCATGTGGTACTTGGAGACAATCGCCTCCGCTTTTGCGCGAAGCGCGGGTGTGAAATCAATCAGATCGTCAATCGAAAGGCCATTTCGGCTGTAAGCAGACGGTTTGGTAGGAAATGGCTGCGTATGTGAGTACCACTCGCCCGGCACTGTGCCAACCTCCACCGGACGCTCTTCTATCGGCCACACCGGTTTTCCGGTCACCCGGTCGAATACATAGAGAAAGCCCTGCTTCGTTGGCTCAGCCACTACCTTCACCTGTCTGCCGTTGACCGTGATGTCGGCAAGAATTGGTGCCGACGAAATATCCATGTCCCAGAGAGGATGGTGAACGAACTGATAGTGCCACTTACGCTCGCCGGTCTTCAGGTCAACACAGACCAGGCTCTCTCCAAACAAGTTGTTTCCTGGCCGGTGTCCGCCATAAAAATCTCCGGTCGGCGACTCCACCGGCAAATAGACCAACCCTAGCTGCTCGTCCACAGTGATCTGCGTCCATACGCCGGTATTGCCGGTGTATTCCGCCGAGCCATTCAGCCAGGTGTCGTAACCGAATTCGCCTTTCTTCGGAATGGTGTGGAAAATCCAAAGGCGCTTGCCGGTGCGGACATCGAACCCGCGGACGTAGCCCTTGTTATTGCGCATGCTAACCGGAGTAAAGCCTTCGCGGAATGCTGCGCCGACAATGATCGTGTTTCCCGCCACCGTCGGGGCCGAGTGCAATCCGATTTCACCCGTCGTCAAGTCGGGGAAGAAAGTTTGATCGTCATTCAGCTTCAGGTCCACCGCGCCGCCGTCTCCGAACGAGGGCACCCGGACCCCGGTTTTCGCATCCAGGCAGATCAGCCGATATCCCGGAGTGATATAGAAAATCCGTTCTTCTTTTCCGTCAGACCAGTACGATAGTCCGCGGCCTGAGAGTTGACGGGGAGCGGCGGCGCCACGTGCTCCCTCATGCTCGCCGTGCACCCAGAGAAGTTCACCAGTCGCCGCATCCAGGGCGATGGCGGCACGACGCGAACCCGCGGTCGCATACACCACGCCGTTCACCATCAATGGCGTCCCCTCCAGCTTGTACTCCGGCCGGTTGCCAAAGATGTCCGTCTTCACTCGCCAGGCTACTTCGAGGTCATTAAAATTTGAGGCATTGATCTGGTCGAACGGCCGGTACCGAGTGCCTGCAAGATCGGCTGTGTAGGTGGGCCATTCGGTTTGCTTTGCGTGATATTGGCCCAAAGCTGATTCGGAGTTGCACACTAACGCAGCGGCACAAACCAGCAGAGAGATGCATCTACCCGTGTTCCCTTGGGGCATCATCCTCCTGTGCAATGCTTTTAACGCCGCGGTCATTGATAGGTAAGAAGGTCGAATAAATTTCCAGCGTGAGATGCAGGCAGTGGCGTCATTCTCATGCCATCTGCTTTAGCTGTTCCACCGCCGCTTTCATTTTTGTGCGTTGCTCATCGGTCATGTCGGCAAAGGGGGGGCGCTGATAGGTCTGCCGCGTTCCCATCTGAAGGCTGAGCGCATACTTCATAGGTCCGAATTCATAACCGCCGGCTGGCTCCAGCAGTTTTATGGCCGCATCCAGCTTTGCCAGGGGAGCATCGAGGCTGTTGCCCGCGCGCTTCGCAGCGAATACCGCAGCGATCTCGCGGGTGAAAAGATTGCCTTCCATCAGTATGGCTCCCATGCCATTGTCCAGCGCAGCTTTCAGATTGGTCACCGTGCCGGTTCGCATGTTCAGCTTTGGAAACTCATGCACAAAGCGCTGGTATTCCGGAACGTCATCGCTGGAATCTTTTATTCCCGCAAGATTCGGATATTTTTCTAACCTGTGCAGCAATTCGAGCGAGATTGGCACGCCGCTGGTATCGGGTATGTGGTACAGGTTGATAGGAATTGTCACTCTTCCGAAAAGCAGAGAAAAGTACTTCACCAGTCCTTCCAGAGATGGCTTCTTGTAGTAGAACGGCGGGATCACCAGCAAGCCATCAGCGCCATTTGCCTGCGCATGCTCGGACAACTCGATGGTTTCGGGGAAGTTCGAGGTTCCGGGCGAGACCATGATGTTCAATCCGTTGCGATTCTTAAATGCGACTTCGGCGATTTTCTTTCTCTCGGCCACTGAAAAAGATGGGTATTCACCCGTTGTCCCCAGCACCACGACCCCATCCGCGCCGGCCTGCTTGAGATAGGCCATCTCCTCGGCATAAATGCCTTCGTCAAATTTCAAATTCTTGTCGCAGGGGGTGAGGGCTGCCACCCAGAACAGGACCTTGTCAGTGGAAGCTGAAGGGGATTTGCCGGACATAGGTTCACCTTTCGTTGCCTCGGCAAACTTACCTCCCCCTACCGCGCCAATGGCAGCCGCAGCTCCCAAAGTTCCAAGAAAACTCCTTCGTGTTGTGGCCATGATGTCGCCCTTTCAAGCTAAGAAAGAATCGGCGGGAAGTCTAAGGCACTTAGAGAAAAAACGCAAAGCATTCTTCGTCTCCGGGACGCGTGTTGCGCAATCGCAAGTGCCGCGCCGACAGGAACCTCCCGTTACAAGCTGAAGCACAAAGAATGAGCGGCCTGACGGACTCAATCTACTGCAATTACTCGAGCGGCAACTGGACAATGTTGTGTACTGCCGGCGCAGAGCCATTGTCCCTGTGCTATGATTCGCCGCAATTCACAATCTTCAATCGGACGGTAGCAGGGGAAAGCTGTGGAAAAAGCAACAGCCTCACGTCGGCAGTTCAT
Proteins encoded in this window:
- a CDS encoding AraC family ligand binding domain-containing protein; amino-acid sequence: MKRILPVVAIAAALIGYIAGRATRPSLQPVLTGHLNDFSLIQKAFAQRNAGEARPFGYDNPEDPPIAPDAPPPTHWNIDDIQKAHTELAARAMKAASQAGSGSSQSFGGGPVHVQTRNFSMFMLYRLHRDQPVPSLTKVNSVWDDAEQHAGVYDFYVFTGGTGEMIVGGKIANEQNLKDKDGIIPGEYRGQPIIGGQTFKVKAGDWLLIPPNAPHQPKPDPGGFSYMIIKLNTGVYPWALVR
- a CDS encoding cytochrome c, translating into MTVIGLIAITWLGCACWAQPLSHSQGEPAQSESRSVWDGVYSEDQAKRGEQLFQKGCASCHGETLHGAGEAPPLAGPRFTSNWNGLPLGDLFERIRRTMPQDNPGRIGRQNKIDILAYILSFNKFPAGNTDLPRQPEFLREIRFEASKPEPTK
- a CDS encoding pyrroloquinoline quinone-dependent dehydrogenase; translation: MCNSESALGQYHAKQTEWPTYTADLAGTRYRPFDQINASNFNDLEVAWRVKTDIFGNRPEYKLEGTPLMVNGVVYATAGSRRAAIALDAATGELLWVHGEHEGARGAAAPRQLSGRGLSYWSDGKEERIFYITPGYRLICLDAKTGVRVPSFGDGGAVDLKLNDDQTFFPDLTTGEIGLHSAPTVAGNTIIVGAAFREGFTPVSMRNNKGYVRGFDVRTGKRLWIFHTIPKKGEFGYDTWLNGSAEYTGNTGVWTQITVDEQLGLVYLPVESPTGDFYGGHRPGNNLFGESLVCVDLKTGERKWHYQFVHHPLWDMDISSAPILADITVNGRQVKVVAEPTKQGFLYVFDRVTGKPVWPIEERPVEVGTVPGEWYSHTQPFPTKPSAYSRNGLSIDDLIDFTPALRAKAEAIVSKYHMGPIFTPPVVSKVDGPLGTLMVGADSGGTNWPGGSYDPETHTAYLFACNSCLDPVGLVAPPKNFSDMNYVYGTAGQEVHMINAAGDSSSADAPKPMKRGKANGYVELNVDGLPLLKPPYGTITAINLDKGVIVWQIAHGETPDAIRNHPALKGLHIPRTGQETYNIGTLVTKTLVIAGEGQVTTTTEHPRGAMLRAYDKATGKEVGAVYLPAPQSGSPMTYMLNGKQYIVVAVSGGNYSGEYIAFTLPSPEE
- a CDS encoding dihydrodipicolinate synthase family protein — encoded protein: MATTRRSFLGTLGAAAAIGAVGGGKFAEATKGEPMSGKSPSASTDKVLFWVAALTPCDKNLKFDEGIYAEEMAYLKQAGADGVVVLGTTGEYPSFSVAERKKIAEVAFKNRNGLNIMVSPGTSNFPETIELSEHAQANGADGLLVIPPFYYKKPSLEGLVKYFSLLFGRVTIPINLYHIPDTSGVPISLELLHRLEKYPNLAGIKDSSDDVPEYQRFVHEFPKLNMRTGTVTNLKAALDNGMGAILMEGNLFTREIAAVFAAKRAGNSLDAPLAKLDAAIKLLEPAGGYEFGPMKYALSLQMGTRQTYQRPPFADMTDEQRTKMKAAVEQLKQMA